One window of the Chloroflexia bacterium SDU3-3 genome contains the following:
- a CDS encoding alpha-galactosidase → MPIHTTSDGWVLETQNTAYAFGLTSHGLLAQRYWGARLPYPEDYPAPVEPPEWTSFNSTAQRVLHEYPAYGGTKYHEPCLAVRFADGVRDTVLAFAGAEVSGETLAIHLRDTAYPLKVSLYYRLHPGSDLIERYAVLTNEGEQPITIERALSAQWHVPWGGDYRLSYLTGRWADEFQLRREPLVRGVKLLESRRLTTSHHSNPWFALDRGAADEDTGEVWFGALAWSGNWKMLAEVTDFGSTRVSIGLNDWDFAWQLGAGASFTTPASLAGYTAHGFGAASRMFHDFVRAQVLPHGAELHKVLYNSWEATFFNVDAPSQMALAEHAAALGVELFVMDDGWFPGRSSDNAGLGDWWPDPAKFPDGLTPLIDRVKELGMEFGLWVEPEMVNPNSDLYRAHPEWVIHFPTRERTEARGQLILNLALAEVQDHLIGLLDTLLSENDIRFIKWDMNRNVSEPGWPAYEGEQRELWVRYVQGLYHVWGTLRARHPHVVWQSCSGGGGRADLAILRLADQIWVSDNTAAAPRLPIQEGFSQLFPAITMEAWVTDADRGRLPLEFRFHVSMCGSLGVGGHLLHWDDAERAEATRLIAAYKQVRHVIQLGDMYRLRSPHAEPFSAVQYVSKDRAEGVLFAFRTHIARPAELPPLYLRGLDPTERYEVEGHGVRSGAAWMQAGLRVELPGDFSSVMLKIVRVEA, encoded by the coding sequence ATGCCAATCCACACCACATCCGATGGCTGGGTGCTTGAGACCCAGAACACTGCCTACGCGTTTGGTCTCACTTCCCACGGCCTGCTGGCCCAGCGCTACTGGGGCGCGCGCCTGCCCTACCCCGAGGACTACCCCGCGCCGGTCGAGCCGCCCGAGTGGACGTCGTTCAATAGTACGGCCCAGCGGGTGCTGCACGAGTACCCGGCCTATGGAGGCACCAAGTACCATGAGCCGTGTCTGGCGGTGCGCTTCGCCGATGGCGTGCGCGACACCGTGCTGGCTTTCGCCGGGGCCGAGGTCAGCGGCGAGACGCTGGCCATCCACCTGCGCGACACCGCCTACCCGCTCAAGGTCTCGCTCTACTACCGCCTGCACCCCGGCAGCGACCTAATCGAGCGCTACGCCGTGCTGACCAACGAGGGCGAGCAGCCGATCACGATCGAGCGGGCGCTGAGCGCGCAGTGGCACGTGCCCTGGGGTGGCGACTACCGCCTCTCGTACCTCACTGGGCGCTGGGCCGATGAGTTCCAGCTGCGGCGCGAGCCGCTGGTGCGCGGTGTAAAGCTGCTGGAGAGCCGCCGCCTGACTACCAGCCACCATAGCAACCCGTGGTTCGCGCTCGACCGTGGCGCGGCGGATGAGGATACGGGCGAGGTATGGTTTGGCGCGCTGGCCTGGAGCGGCAACTGGAAGATGTTGGCCGAGGTGACCGACTTCGGCTCGACCCGCGTGAGCATCGGCCTGAACGACTGGGACTTCGCGTGGCAGCTGGGCGCTGGCGCGAGCTTCACCACGCCAGCCAGCCTGGCGGGCTACACCGCCCACGGCTTCGGCGCGGCCAGCCGCATGTTCCACGACTTCGTGCGGGCACAGGTGCTGCCGCATGGCGCGGAGCTGCACAAGGTGCTGTACAACTCGTGGGAGGCGACCTTCTTCAACGTGGATGCGCCCTCGCAGATGGCCCTGGCCGAGCATGCCGCCGCGCTGGGCGTCGAGCTGTTTGTGATGGATGACGGCTGGTTCCCCGGTCGCTCCAGCGACAACGCGGGCCTGGGCGACTGGTGGCCCGACCCGGCCAAGTTCCCCGACGGTCTGACCCCGCTGATCGACCGCGTGAAGGAGCTGGGCATGGAGTTCGGCCTGTGGGTCGAGCCGGAGATGGTGAACCCCAACAGCGACCTCTACCGCGCCCACCCCGAGTGGGTCATCCACTTCCCCACCCGCGAGCGCACCGAGGCGCGCGGCCAGCTCATCCTCAACCTGGCTCTGGCCGAGGTGCAGGACCACCTGATCGGGCTGCTCGATACGCTGCTGAGCGAGAACGACATCCGCTTTATCAAGTGGGATATGAACCGCAATGTGAGCGAGCCAGGCTGGCCCGCCTATGAGGGCGAGCAGCGCGAGCTGTGGGTGCGCTATGTGCAGGGCCTCTACCACGTGTGGGGCACGCTGCGCGCCCGCCACCCCCACGTGGTGTGGCAGAGCTGCTCGGGCGGCGGCGGGCGCGCCGACCTGGCCATCCTGCGGCTGGCCGACCAGATCTGGGTGAGCGACAACACCGCCGCCGCGCCGCGCCTGCCCATCCAGGAGGGCTTCTCGCAGCTGTTCCCGGCCATCACCATGGAGGCCTGGGTGACAGACGCCGACCGTGGCAGACTGCCGCTGGAGTTCCGCTTCCACGTGAGCATGTGCGGCTCGCTGGGTGTGGGCGGCCACCTGCTGCACTGGGATGACGCGGAGCGGGCCGAGGCCACGCGCCTGATCGCGGCCTACAAGCAGGTGCGGCATGTCATCCAGCTGGGCGACATGTACCGGCTACGCTCGCCGCACGCCGAGCCGTTCTCGGCGGTGCAGTATGTGTCGAAGGATCGGGCCGAGGGCGTGCTGTTCGCCTTCCGCACCCACATCGCCCGCCCCGCCGAGCTGCCGCCGCTCTACCTGCGCGGCCTCGACCCGACCGAGCGCTACGAGGTGGAGGGCCACGGGGTGCGATCGGGCGCGGCCTGGATGCAGGCGGGCCTGCGCGTCGAGCTGCCCGGCGACTTCTCCAGCGTGATGCTGAAGATCGTGCGGGTGGAGGCGTAG
- a CDS encoding SH3 domain-containing protein, with the protein MIEQSHRPLLPTGLQDLDSLQRRANRGRVRYQRVNGSSTLQWQQLQQALRSPLRTLSRIPTRYFLHGAVMLALPVAVALSQIRPGVMLPTAQPIVTQGSADLAVPASPLGMDDTLVGDPPLDDAEIPAPDSLVSRSEAFAPVVVDAMIAGDMIYLRNGPGTDYDAVARMAKDTPVEVIGTYNDWYQIREAPGKPVYWVSGALLDMADGAQYTVFQIEQSAIPAPPPPKVATVREEGLQMRDGPGTNYVSMSKFSAGQQIELLERYQDWYHVGIPGGADGWVKGEFLNIDAAINNRLLDAISIPDPNPALVGRTREDQINLRQGPDSKYAKVAMINAGAQLDLVGKYNDWYKVKLADGKAAWVFRDYLDVTERVARRVGVTKDFPALPKAVAKTTTKSGKSGGTINFSNVPVSGDLASYALNFVGARYRYGGTSPSGFDCSGLTSYVYAKYGVRLPRTAASQYGAGTKVGPGELQPGDLVFFTGTAAKRGITHVGIYIGGGKMVHASTPRYGVQVSSLNSSYYQSHYYGAVRPR; encoded by the coding sequence AGCTTGCAGCGGCGGGCGAATCGCGGACGTGTGCGCTACCAGCGTGTTAACGGTTCGTCCACTCTCCAGTGGCAACAGCTCCAGCAAGCACTCCGCTCCCCACTTCGCACCCTTTCGCGCATCCCCACGCGGTACTTCCTCCATGGCGCAGTTATGCTTGCCCTCCCTGTTGCGGTGGCGCTCAGCCAGATCCGCCCGGGCGTGATGCTGCCCACGGCCCAGCCGATTGTGACTCAGGGCAGCGCCGATCTGGCCGTCCCTGCCTCACCGTTGGGCATGGATGATACGCTGGTCGGCGACCCACCGCTGGATGATGCCGAGATCCCCGCGCCAGATTCGTTGGTCTCGCGCTCGGAGGCGTTCGCGCCGGTGGTGGTGGATGCCATGATCGCAGGCGACATGATCTACCTGCGAAATGGCCCTGGCACTGATTACGATGCGGTCGCCCGCATGGCGAAAGACACGCCTGTCGAGGTGATCGGCACATATAACGACTGGTATCAGATCCGCGAGGCCCCGGGCAAGCCGGTCTACTGGGTCTCGGGCGCGCTGCTTGACATGGCCGATGGCGCGCAGTACACAGTGTTCCAGATCGAGCAGTCGGCCATCCCCGCGCCGCCGCCGCCCAAGGTGGCCACCGTGCGCGAAGAGGGCCTGCAGATGCGCGATGGCCCCGGCACGAACTATGTCTCGATGAGCAAGTTCAGCGCTGGGCAGCAGATCGAGCTGCTGGAGCGCTACCAGGATTGGTACCACGTGGGTATCCCCGGCGGTGCCGATGGCTGGGTGAAGGGCGAGTTTTTGAACATCGACGCGGCGATCAACAACCGTCTGCTCGATGCGATCAGCATCCCCGACCCGAACCCGGCGCTGGTGGGCCGCACCCGCGAGGATCAGATCAACCTTCGCCAGGGGCCGGACTCCAAGTATGCCAAGGTGGCGATGATCAACGCCGGCGCGCAGCTTGACCTGGTGGGCAAGTACAACGACTGGTACAAGGTGAAGCTTGCCGATGGCAAGGCCGCCTGGGTCTTCCGCGACTACCTGGATGTGACCGAGCGCGTGGCCCGCCGCGTGGGCGTGACCAAGGACTTCCCGGCGCTGCCCAAGGCGGTGGCGAAGACCACCACTAAGTCGGGCAAGAGCGGCGGCACGATCAACTTCTCGAACGTGCCGGTGAGCGGCGACCTGGCCTCGTACGCGCTGAACTTCGTGGGCGCACGCTACCGCTACGGCGGCACCTCGCCCAGCGGCTTCGACTGCAGCGGCCTGACCTCGTATGTGTATGCCAAGTACGGCGTGCGCCTGCCTCGCACGGCGGCCTCGCAGTACGGCGCTGGCACCAAGGTTGGCCCCGGCGAGCTGCAGCCCGGCGACCTGGTGTTCTTCACCGGCACTGCGGCCAAGCGCGGCATCACCCACGTGGGCATCTACATCGGCGGCGGCAAGATGGTTCACGCCTCGACCCCGCGCTACGGCGTGCAGGTGTCGAGCCTGAACAGCTCGTACTACCAGTCGCACTACTACGGCGCGGTTCGCCCGCGCTAG
- a CDS encoding glucose-1-phosphate thymidylyltransferase, giving the protein MKGLILSGGKGTRLRPITYTSAKQLVPVANTPVLFRVIESIRDAGIDEIGIVIGDTGPEVRAAVGDGKRWGVRIEYIPQDSPAGLAHAVKISRDFLGDDRFVMFLGDNCIQGGISPLIEQFGSSSYNAQIVLKRVPNPQSYGVAELDERGQILQLTEKPREPKSDLALVGIYMFDESIWEAVESIKPSWRGELEITDAIQWLVEHGRKVFPYVHEGWWIDTGKKDDMLEANRLVLDEMQPRVDGYVDRDSHVIGKVIIEQGAEIVNSTIRGPAIIGEGTRLVNAYVGPFTSIYHHCLIENSEVEHSIVLEHSVIRDLPSRLEDSLIGRYVEVRRSPLRPKSYRLVLGDHSTVGVL; this is encoded by the coding sequence ATGAAGGGTCTCATTCTGAGCGGCGGGAAGGGCACTCGCCTGCGCCCGATCACCTACACGAGCGCCAAGCAGCTGGTGCCGGTCGCCAATACCCCGGTGCTGTTCCGCGTGATCGAGTCCATCCGCGATGCTGGCATCGATGAGATCGGCATCGTGATCGGCGACACTGGCCCCGAGGTGCGCGCGGCGGTGGGCGATGGCAAGCGCTGGGGCGTGCGCATCGAGTACATCCCCCAGGACTCGCCCGCTGGCCTGGCCCACGCGGTGAAGATCAGCCGCGACTTCCTGGGCGACGACCGCTTCGTGATGTTCCTGGGCGATAACTGCATCCAGGGCGGGATCTCACCGCTGATCGAGCAGTTCGGCTCCAGCAGCTACAACGCGCAGATCGTGCTGAAGCGTGTGCCCAACCCGCAGTCCTACGGCGTGGCCGAGCTGGATGAGCGCGGCCAGATCCTGCAGCTGACCGAGAAGCCCCGCGAGCCGAAGTCGGACCTGGCGCTGGTGGGCATCTATATGTTCGACGAGAGCATCTGGGAGGCGGTCGAGTCGATCAAGCCCTCTTGGCGCGGCGAGCTGGAGATCACCGACGCCATCCAGTGGCTGGTCGAGCATGGCCGCAAGGTGTTCCCCTATGTCCACGAGGGCTGGTGGATCGACACCGGCAAGAAGGACGATATGCTGGAGGCCAACCGCCTGGTGCTGGACGAGATGCAGCCGCGCGTGGATGGCTATGTGGACCGCGACTCGCACGTGATCGGTAAGGTGATCATCGAGCAGGGCGCGGAGATCGTGAACAGCACGATCCGCGGTCCGGCGATCATCGGCGAGGGCACGCGGCTGGTGAACGCCTACGTTGGGCCGTTCACTTCGATCTACCACCACTGCCTGATCGAGAACAGCGAGGTCGAGCACTCGATCGTGCTGGAGCACAGCGTCATCCGCGATCTGCCCAGCCGCCTGGAGGATAGCCTGATCGGGCGCTATGTCGAGGTGCGGCGCTCGCCGCTGCGGCCCAAGTCGTACCGGCTGGTGCTGGGCGACCACTCGACGGTGGGCGTGCTGTAG
- a CDS encoding MBL fold metallo-hydrolase — MALTVEVLGEPGRDNAAYVRADSGRELVRLLFDCGEGTAAQLGRAEAQAVDALLFSHLHMDHVAGFDSFFRMVYSRTGRPNIIYGPAGTAEIMQHRMRGFLWNLEEGDPAVWDVVDVLPDRLERARMRLGEAFAQRYPQPAQPRQGALVWQTPSLRLEALQLDHRTASLAYVLRERPRLHVRAERLPELGLAPGPWLQRLKQPGEGEIAIGGRSFELASLRAELIVVEQGQSFAYCTDFLLDAAALERLAPALAGCDTLVCECQYRAADAELAARNFHMTAPQVAELARRAGVADLILFHVSDRYRRDDLAGMLAEVRAIFPAARFPAHWAIDG, encoded by the coding sequence ATGGCGCTGACGGTAGAGGTGCTGGGCGAGCCTGGGCGCGACAACGCGGCCTATGTGCGCGCCGACAGCGGGCGCGAGCTGGTGCGGCTGCTGTTCGACTGCGGCGAGGGCACGGCCGCGCAGCTGGGCCGCGCCGAGGCCCAGGCGGTGGATGCGCTGCTGTTCTCGCATTTGCATATGGATCATGTGGCCGGCTTCGACAGCTTCTTCCGCATGGTCTACAGCCGCACCGGTAGGCCGAATATCATCTACGGCCCGGCGGGCACCGCCGAGATCATGCAGCACCGCATGCGCGGCTTCCTGTGGAACCTGGAGGAGGGCGACCCCGCCGTGTGGGATGTGGTGGATGTGCTGCCCGACCGCCTGGAGCGTGCGCGCATGCGGCTGGGCGAGGCATTTGCCCAGCGCTACCCCCAGCCCGCGCAGCCGCGCCAGGGCGCGCTGGTGTGGCAGACGCCCTCGCTGCGCCTTGAGGCGCTGCAGCTGGACCACCGCACGGCCTCGCTGGCCTATGTGCTGCGCGAGCGGCCCCGGCTGCATGTGCGCGCCGAGCGCCTGCCGGAGCTGGGCCTTGCGCCCGGGCCGTGGCTGCAGCGCCTGAAGCAGCCGGGCGAGGGCGAGATCGCCATCGGCGGGCGCAGCTTCGAGCTGGCCAGCCTGCGCGCCGAGCTGATCGTGGTGGAGCAGGGCCAGTCGTTCGCGTACTGCACCGATTTCCTGCTGGATGCGGCGGCGCTGGAGCGGCTGGCCCCCGCGCTGGCGGGCTGCGACACGCTGGTGTGCGAGTGCCAGTACCGCGCCGCCGACGCCGAGCTGGCCGCGCGCAACTTCCACATGACCGCGCCGCAGGTGGCCGAGCTGGCGCGGCGGGCGGGCGTGGCCGACCTCATCCTCTTCCACGTGTCCGACCGCTACCGCCGCGACGATCTGGCCGGGATGCTGGCCGAGGTGCGGGCGATCTTTCCGGCGGCGCGCTTCCCCGCGCACTGGGCTATCGACGGATAG
- a CDS encoding MFS transporter, whose product MATEHADAVLRRHAARNFWVNVGDGVSYIFGISMISRLTVMPLFVEKLGGNALVQGLLPTIYYIGWLMPSLFMAPVVASMARRKPYILFATIFERVVFLILGILLLSAPDLPHPTILVLFFILFTVYAFGSGFTSTAWQDFVARIIPKRRWGIFFGMQNGVGGIFGVASAWVATTLLRDMPFPQSVGVLALLCFVGQAISYGCLALSVEPPQDAQPRTPWREFMGGIMPLLRRDAAFRRYLFCRAAIALGFVGHNFLTAALLARFQVADAEIGVITGVLIGAQAVAHVLMGALADRWGHKQVLVLSTLLGMVTLVLAVVAPDASWYYLIFALMGAAQAGYTLSGFTLIFSFSTPALRPTYIGVANTALAPAAALGPLLAGAVAAVAGYELLFGVLTVIGVAGMLALQLWVRVPHVAELND is encoded by the coding sequence ATGGCGACAGAACACGCCGATGCCGTGCTGAGACGGCACGCGGCGCGCAACTTCTGGGTGAATGTGGGAGATGGGGTCTCCTATATCTTTGGGATCAGCATGATCTCGCGGCTCACGGTGATGCCGCTGTTTGTGGAGAAGCTGGGCGGCAATGCGCTGGTGCAGGGCCTGCTGCCCACGATCTACTACATTGGCTGGCTGATGCCGAGCCTGTTCATGGCCCCGGTGGTCGCGAGCATGGCGCGGCGTAAGCCGTATATTCTGTTCGCCACGATCTTCGAGCGCGTTGTCTTCCTCATCCTCGGCATCCTGCTGCTTTCTGCGCCGGATCTCCCCCACCCGACGATCCTTGTCCTCTTCTTTATACTCTTTACGGTCTACGCCTTCGGATCGGGCTTCACCTCGACCGCGTGGCAAGATTTTGTGGCCCGGATCATCCCCAAGCGCCGCTGGGGGATCTTCTTTGGCATGCAGAATGGCGTCGGTGGCATCTTTGGCGTGGCCAGCGCGTGGGTGGCCACCACGCTGCTGCGCGACATGCCCTTCCCACAGAGCGTGGGCGTGCTGGCGCTGCTGTGCTTTGTGGGCCAGGCTATCTCCTACGGCTGCCTGGCGCTGTCGGTGGAGCCGCCGCAGGATGCCCAGCCGCGCACGCCCTGGCGCGAGTTTATGGGTGGGATCATGCCGCTGCTGCGGCGCGATGCGGCGTTCCGGCGCTACCTGTTCTGCCGCGCGGCGATCGCGCTGGGCTTCGTGGGGCACAACTTCCTGACCGCCGCGCTGCTGGCCCGCTTCCAGGTGGCCGACGCCGAGATCGGCGTGATCACGGGCGTGCTGATCGGGGCGCAGGCGGTGGCCCACGTGCTGATGGGCGCGCTGGCCGACCGCTGGGGCCACAAGCAGGTGCTGGTGCTCTCCACGCTGCTGGGTATGGTCACGCTGGTGCTGGCGGTGGTTGCCCCCGACGCCTCGTGGTACTACCTGATCTTCGCGCTGATGGGCGCGGCCCAGGCGGGCTACACGCTCTCGGGCTTCACGCTGATCTTCTCGTTCAGCACGCCCGCGCTGCGCCCGACCTACATTGGCGTGGCCAACACGGCGCTGGCCCCCGCCGCCGCGCTGGGGCCGCTGCTGGCCGGGGCGGTGGCCGCCGTGGCGGGCTACGAGCTGCTGTTCGGCGTGCTGACTGTGATCGGCGTGGCGGGCATGCTGGCGCTGCAGCTGTGGGTGCGCGTGCCGCATGTGGCCGAGCTGAATGACTAG